The window CGCCATCGTTACGCCCCCCGCTCAGCCAAGCCGCGCGCGCACGACCGGCCGACCATTTCACGAATGGCTCTACGCCCGCCGGCGCGGTGAGCTTGCAGCCGTCGTTGCGATGATGGATCACCAGCGTGCGCGGCAATGCAGCGGGCGAGCCCACGATCGACATGACGTTGCTGCCTGAGCCCGATTCCGCGCTGAGGAGGCCCGAGGTCAGCACCAGCGCGTCAGGCCGCGCGCCGCGCGCGATCCCCTCGGCAGCACGCAGGGTGCCGCGGCTCGTCGCCACCACTGTCACCGGACGCTTGATCGCCGCCATGTATTGCACCGCGCTAGAGAGATCGACCCCGGCATCGACCACCAGCACCGCCAAGCCGTGCGCCGCGTAGGCTTTTCGGGTGCGCACCAGCTGGTTGCCGGCCAGCCCGTTGATCTCGCCGTGCTCGCCCGGGCTGATGGCGCCGCTGCCGCCAGGCATCAGGATCACGCTGGCGCGCGGCGCACCCGACTTGATCAGCACCGCGCGAGACCCACCGACGCTGACCGTCTCATCGGCGAGCGCTGCGCTGCAGGCCACGCCGATGAGCGTCATGGTCGCGAGGAAACAGCCGATCCAACCGCGTCGCTTCGTCATGTGTGGCTTCGCCTTTTTTTCAGGGACAACTACTGCGATTTCTGGCGGAGCCTGATTGCAAGCGGGGATAGGTTCGCTCCACGCTCCGAAAGATGCAAGCACTTCGCGGACGTGGGGGGCTGAAGAGCGGATAATGGCGCCCTGTAGCCCGCATGAGCGTAGCGACATGCGGGCAGTGCGAAGCGCAATTTCCTCCCGGATTTCGCTGCGCTCATCCGGGCTACGCTGGCTGAATGACCAAGCCCTCTCGTCAGCTCGCATGCGGCCCTCTCGGTATTGATATTGGTATCATGACGTGATACTATTCCCCAACGGGTGGATGGCAATCGATGATCCGCAGTTTCAGGGGAAAATTCGCTCAAGCGATCTTCGCTGAACGGCGTCCGCCGAAGGGATTTCCGCCAGATCTGCTCGCTGCGGCCAGACGAAAGCTCGTTCAAATACACGCGGCAGTTTCGATCAGCGATTTGCTCGTGCCGCCCGGTAACCGGCTCGAACTGCTGCGCGGCAATCTCGCAGGCTACCATTCGATCCGCATCAACGACCAATGGCGGATCATCTTTCGATGGATCGACACAGGGGCCGAGGACGTAGAGATCATTGACTATCATTAGAGCGCAAGGACACGACAATGCCGAGAAAGCTTCCTCCCGTTCATCCCGGTGAAATCCTACGCGAGGAGTTCCTCATTCCCATGGAATTGTCCGCTTACGCCGTCGCGGCAGCATGCAGCGTGCCCCGCACACGCATCGAGCGGCTTGCCCGGGAAGAAACGCCCGTCACCGCGGACACGGCGCTTCGACTGGCGAAGTATTTCGGCACCACGCCGACGTTCTGGATGAACCTGCAGATGCAGTATGATCTGGAGATGGCGGAGGATGCGACTATCGCCGAGATCAAGCGGATCAAGCCGGCGAAGCGGAGCGCGGCGTAAGGGCGCTGTAGCCCGCATGAGCGCAGCGACATGCGGGGCCGCTACGGCGCCCCTTCTCCCGGATATCGCTTCGCTCATCCGGGCTACGCTTGCTGCGCCAATCCGTCCTATGCACTGATCGCCCGGTCCCTGGAGCGCGACAGACCGCTCAACAAGGGTGGCGGCTTCTATCACTCATCGGTCAAAGCCGCTGTTGACCGCGACGGCGACACGCTGACCGTGCTCGACGTGCTGGCCAAACAGGTCGGCGTCCGCGGCATGTTCTCCGACTGGCCGGCGACGACGACGTTTTATGCGAGTTGCATGGAGATGAAGTAAGAGGATAAAGAAAATTAGGTAGCGGCCTATTCAGGCAATTTTCCGCCTGCGGCCTGATAAAAACCTGCCAGTTGCTTCGCGAGCAAAGCAGCCAAAAGCGTTTCCATCTTCGACACATCGATCTTTCCATCGCGATAGGCAGAATCAGCCGCATCGAGCGCTTCGAAATATGGATTGCGATTATCGACAATCTGATCGGGAATGGTCGGCGTCCCCGGCAATACTGCCCCGGCACGAATGGAAAGCACGACGTAAGATATGATCCGCGAGGTTCGTCCGTTACCGTCGGCGAATGGATGAATCCAGTTCAATCGCCACATCAAATAGGCCGCCAGATGAAGCGGCGTGCTCTCATCCCAGTGATCATTGACGTAGTCGCACATGTCCTCGATCAATTCGGGGACAAGATGCGCACCGACGGGCTCATGTTTACTACCCTCAATAGCAACGCCGCCCGGGCGATAGTTGCCAGCATATGAGCTGATTCCTGCCAAGGCTTCCCGCTGGAGGCCTAGAATGAGCGACGGCCGCAGCTTGAACGAACCACGTTCAAGCGCACCATTGATCGTGCCAATCGCGGCGTCGTACTGCCGGAACCCGTTTCTCGCCTCGGCCGCAGCCTTAGCTTGGGGATCGGTGATCAGTTCAGGCTCAAGCGCGCGGCTATCCCGCCGTTCGCGCTCCTCACCCGTCATTTCTCGCCCTTAGCTAGCTTCTCGGCTTCCCGATCAACCATTTCCCGCGTGATCAGGTCGTTCTCGAAATGGGTATTGCCATAGACAAAGCTCCGCCGCTGCTGTTCCCGGTGTTCCGGCGTCGGCTTGGCGGTCTTGGCGGCTTCGAGGAGTTTTTTCAGAGAGTCGGTCATGGGTTCAATATAATCGACTCGGAGAATGGATGCCACGATGATTTTGCGTGACGTCTAACCCGGATTCCGCTGCGCTCCATCACGGAATCTCATGGTCTAGCTCCAGTTCGCAACCTCGTGTTATGCGATCCAACTAACGCCCTCACAACGGCATATTGTCGTGCTTCTTCATCGGCGCTTCCACGTGCTTGTCCTTGAGCATCGCCAGCGCCCGCGCGATGCGGCGCCGTGTGGAGTGCGGCATGATGACGTCGTCGATATAGCCACGTTCGGCGGCGACGAAGGGGGACAGGAAGCGGTCTTCGTATTCCTTGGTGCGCGCGGCGATCGCATCGGTATCGCCGATATCGCCGCGGAAGATGATCTCCACCGCGCCCTTGGCGCCCATGACAGCGATCTGCGCGGTCGGCCAGGCGTAGTTCATGTCGGCGCCGATTTCCTTGGACGCCATCACGTCGAACGCGCCGCCATAGGCCTTGCGCGTGATGACCGTGACGAGCGGCACGGTGCACTGGCTGTAGGCGAACAGCAATTTGGCGCCGTGCTTGATCAGGCCGCCATATTCCTGCGCGGTACCCGGCAGGAAGCCCGGCACATCGACGAAGGTGACGATCGGAATGTTGAAGGCGTCGCAGAACCGCACGAAGCGCGCGGCCTTCCGTGAGGCATCGCTATCGAGCACGCCCGCCAGCACCATCGGCTGGTTGGCGACGAAGCCCACGGTGCGGCCGGCGATGCGGCCAAAACCGGTGACGATGTTCCTGGCGAAGGTCTCGGAAATCTCGAAGAAGTCGCCCTCGTCCACCACCTTCTGGATCAGCTCCTTGATGTCGTAGGGCTTGTTCGGATTGTCGGGGATCAGCGTGTCCAGCGAATAATCGACCCGTTCGATGTCATCAAAGCTCGGCCATTCCGGGACGCCGGCCGTGTTGTTGCTGGGCAGGAAGTCGATCAGCCGGCGCATCTGCAGCAGCGTCTCGACGTCGTTCTCGAAGGCGCCATCGGCAATCGAGGAGCGCGTCGCGTGCACACTGGCGCCGCCGAGCTCTTCCGCGGTGACGACCTCGTTGGTGACGGTCTTCACCACGTCCGGCCCGGTGACGAACATGTAGCTGGTGTTCTTCACCATGAAGATGAAGTCGGTCATGGCCGGCGAATAGACGTCGCCGCCGGCGCAGGGGCCCATGATGACGGAGATCTGCGGGATCACGCCCGAGGCCTGCACGTTGCGGCGGAACACGTAGGAGTAACCGGCGAGCGCCGCGACGCCTTCCTGGATGCGCGCGCCGCCGGCATCATAGAGCCCGATGATCGGCGCCCGCGCCTTCATCGCCATGTCCTGGATCTTGACGATCTTTTGCGCGTGGGTTTCCGACAGCGAGCCGCCGAACACGGTAAAATCCTTGGCGAAGACAAAGGTCTTGCGGCCATTCACGGTACCCCAGCCGGTGACGACGCCGTCGCCGGGCACCTTGGATTTCTCCATCCCGAATTCCACCGAGCGGTGCTCGACGAACATGTCGAATTCCTCGAAGGAGCCCTTGTCGAGCAACAGCCCGATGCGCTCGCGGGCGGTCAGCTTGCCCCTTGCATGCTGCGCCTCGATACGCTTCTCGCCGCCGCCCAGTTTCGCGCCAGCGCGGCGGTCTTCGAGGGTGTCCAGGATGTCTTTCATGTGCTCCAGCCCGTCTTTAAAGTTCTTGGATTTTGGCGTTTTGGCCGGCGGCAGACCGCCTTCGGTTTGCCGCAAGATTTGCAGGGGTTCTAGCATGGGGTTTTCGGCGGTGGAAACGTCCATCCGGGGGGCTGGAAACCGTCAAATCCGCATGGCATCGGCTGACATCCACCCTATATGCGGGGTCCGCGCAGGGAGACGATGCGAGATGCCCAATATTATCATCAACGAAAACAGCGGCGCCGCCACCGGCGGCGTGCGCGATCTCCTGCGCTGGGAAGGCGTCACGTTGTTTGTCGGCCCGACGCTGTTTTATCTGTTCTCCGGTGCGCCATGGCAGGTCTATGCGCTGCTGTTCTTGGTGCCGGACCTCAGCATGCTCGGCTATCTCGCCGGTCCCCGGATCGGCGCCGTCGTCTACAACGCTGCCCACGCCACCATCGGCCCGCTGTTGCTGGCGCTGGCCGGCCTGGTGCTGCT is drawn from Nitrobacteraceae bacterium AZCC 2146 and contains these coding sequences:
- a CDS encoding propionyl-CoA carboxylase beta chain (product_source=KO:K01966; cath_funfam=3.90.226.10; cog=COG4799; ko=KO:K01966; pfam=PF01039; superfamily=52096), whose amino-acid sequence is MDVSTAENPMLEPLQILRQTEGGLPPAKTPKSKNFKDGLEHMKDILDTLEDRRAGAKLGGGEKRIEAQHARGKLTARERIGLLLDKGSFEEFDMFVEHRSVEFGMEKSKVPGDGVVTGWGTVNGRKTFVFAKDFTVFGGSLSETHAQKIVKIQDMAMKARAPIIGLYDAGGARIQEGVAALAGYSYVFRRNVQASGVIPQISVIMGPCAGGDVYSPAMTDFIFMVKNTSYMFVTGPDVVKTVTNEVVTAEELGGASVHATRSSIADGAFENDVETLLQMRRLIDFLPSNNTAGVPEWPSFDDIERVDYSLDTLIPDNPNKPYDIKELIQKVVDEGDFFEISETFARNIVTGFGRIAGRTVGFVANQPMVLAGVLDSDASRKAARFVRFCDAFNIPIVTFVDVPGFLPGTAQEYGGLIKHGAKLLFAYSQCTVPLVTVITRKAYGGAFDVMASKEIGADMNYAWPTAQIAVMGAKGAVEIIFRGDIGDTDAIAARTKEYEDRFLSPFVAAERGYIDDVIMPHSTRRRIARALAMLKDKHVEAPMKKHDNMPL
- a CDS encoding hypothetical protein (product_source=Hypo-rule applied; superfamily=53474; transmembrane_helix_parts=Inside_1_91,TMhelix_92_114,Outside_115_322) is translated as MRADERAWSFSQRSPDERSEIREEIALRTARMSLRSCGLQGAIIRSSAPHVREVLASFGAWSEPIPACNQAPPEIAVVVPEKKAKPHMTKRRGWIGCFLATMTLIGVACSAALADETVSVGGSRAVLIKSGAPRASVILMPGGSGAISPGEHGEINGLAGNQLVRTRKAYAAHGLAVLVVDAGVDLSSAVQYMAAIKRPVTVVATSRGTLRAAEGIARGARPDALVLTSGLLSAESGSGSNVMSIVGSPAALPRTLVIHHRNDGCKLTAPAGVEPFVKWSAGRARAAWLSGGRNDGDPCEARGYHGFNGLDGQVVGLAAGFR
- a CDS encoding Fic family protein (product_source=COG3177; cath_funfam=1.10.3290.10; cog=COG3177; pfam=PF02661; superfamily=140931), which codes for MTGEERERRDSRALEPELITDPQAKAAAEARNGFRQYDAAIGTINGALERGSFKLRPSLILGLQREALAGISSYAGNYRPGGVAIEGSKHEPVGAHLVPELIEDMCDYVNDHWDESTPLHLAAYLMWRLNWIHPFADGNGRTSRIISYVVLSIRAGAVLPGTPTIPDQIVDNRNPYFEALDAADSAYRDGKIDVSKMETLLAALLAKQLAGFYQAAGGKLPE
- a CDS encoding addiction module HigA family antidote (product_source=TIGR02607; cath_funfam=1.10.260.40; cog=COG3093; ko=KO:K21498; pfam=PF01381; smart=SM00530; superfamily=47413; tigrfam=TIGR02607), with amino-acid sequence MPRKLPPVHPGEILREEFLIPMELSAYAVAAACSVPRTRIERLAREETPVTADTALRLAKYFGTTPTFWMNLQMQYDLEMAEDATIAEIKRIKPAKRSAA
- a CDS encoding hypothetical protein (product_source=Hypo-rule applied), which gives rise to MTDSLKKLLEAAKTAKPTPEHREQQRRSFVYGNTHFENDLITREMVDREAEKLAKGEK
- a CDS encoding hypothetical protein (product_source=Hypo-rule applied; pfam=PF14079; superfamily=81342; transmembrane_helix_parts=Outside_1_19,TMhelix_20_38,Inside_39_44,TMhelix_45_67,Outside_68_81,TMhelix_82_104,Inside_105_147), with amino-acid sequence MPNIIINENSGAATGGVRDLLRWEGVTLFVGPTLFYLFSGAPWQVYALLFLVPDLSMLGYLAGPRIGAVVYNAAHATIGPLLLALAGLVLLEPVMGSISLIWLAHIGLDRALGYGLKYSAGFRITHLGRIGKDATKSSTTKNAAKTA
- a CDS encoding hypothetical protein (product_source=Hypo-rule applied; superfamily=51695) codes for the protein MRGRYGAPSPGYRFAHPGYACCANPSYALIARSLERDRPLNKGGGFYHSSVKAAVDRDGDTLTVLDVLAKQVGVRGMFSDWPATTTFYASCMEMK
- a CDS encoding proteic killer suppression protein (product_source=KO:K07334; cath_funfam=3.30.2310.20; cog=COG3549; ko=KO:K07334; pfam=PF05015; superfamily=143011); translation: MIRSFRGKFAQAIFAERRPPKGFPPDLLAAARRKLVQIHAAVSISDLLVPPGNRLELLRGNLAGYHSIRINDQWRIIFRWIDTGAEDVEIIDYH